The following coding sequences lie in one Kamptonema formosum PCC 6407 genomic window:
- a CDS encoding bifunctional orotidine-5'-phosphate decarboxylase/orotate phosphoribosyltransferase: MNIQLNFFDKLLTAIERNQSLLYVALDPDPEIFSTGSPASERVQILVTNLENELQSVISKTADFVCAYKLSLGFYQALGIPGLELLQQTLKSIPPHIPVILDAKHGDLNTSTAFARNAFEDWQVDAVTLSPYAGVDQVTPFLVYPGKAVFILCATANPSAATLQEYPTAEHPLYLELVQAAQSWGTLDQLGLEVGVMADMLARIRKAAPERLILIHGDIAEENDLTEEDDLTQILAAGLSKNGEGLLLPVPPSLLVKEDNGKAIKKLRDAVNEQRLRVVEGSPTCDLWLPDVCFLQPEPHRDLILQLYDIGCIIFGDHVQASGAVFPYYIDLRPIISIPQIFHLIVSAYADILKDLKFDRIAGIPYGSLPTATGLALRMERPMIFPRKEVKAYGAGRLIEGHFQAGEMIVVVDDILISGKSAMEGAAKLKSAGLEVEDIVVFIDHGQGVKDRLQENGYRAHAVLTLLEIAEILYQSGRVDSEQFNLLTEVQ; this comes from the coding sequence ATGAACATTCAACTTAATTTCTTTGATAAATTGCTGACAGCGATCGAGCGCAATCAAAGTTTACTCTATGTAGCACTTGACCCCGATCCCGAAATTTTCTCGACTGGTTCACCTGCGAGCGAGCGAGTTCAAATCTTAGTCACTAACTTGGAAAATGAACTACAGTCTGTCATCAGCAAAACAGCAGATTTTGTCTGCGCTTATAAACTCAGCTTAGGATTTTATCAAGCTCTGGGCATTCCCGGTTTGGAACTTTTGCAACAAACTTTAAAAAGTATTCCTCCTCATATTCCAGTAATTTTAGATGCCAAACACGGGGATTTAAACACCAGTACCGCCTTTGCTCGTAACGCCTTTGAAGACTGGCAAGTAGATGCTGTTACTTTGTCTCCTTACGCCGGAGTTGACCAAGTAACTCCTTTTTTAGTATACCCTGGAAAAGCAGTTTTTATACTTTGTGCAACTGCTAACCCTTCTGCCGCTACTTTGCAAGAATATCCGACGGCTGAGCATCCTCTTTACTTAGAATTAGTACAAGCAGCTCAAAGTTGGGGAACTCTAGATCAACTGGGTTTAGAAGTAGGAGTAATGGCGGATATGTTAGCTCGCATCCGCAAAGCTGCTCCCGAACGGTTAATTTTAATTCACGGAGATATAGCAGAAGAAAACGATCTTACAGAAGAGGACGATCTCACCCAGATTCTTGCTGCTGGTTTGAGTAAAAATGGCGAAGGATTGCTATTACCAGTCCCCCCAAGTTTATTAGTAAAAGAGGATAATGGCAAGGCAATTAAGAAGTTGCGGGACGCTGTTAACGAACAGCGACTTCGGGTAGTAGAAGGCAGTCCTACTTGCGACTTGTGGCTTCCAGATGTCTGCTTTTTGCAACCTGAACCTCACCGCGATTTAATCTTACAACTTTATGACATCGGCTGTATAATTTTTGGCGACCACGTACAAGCATCGGGAGCGGTATTTCCCTATTATATTGATTTGCGACCCATTATCTCCATTCCCCAAATTTTCCATTTAATTGTCAGTGCTTATGCGGACATTCTGAAAGACCTGAAATTCGATCGAATTGCAGGGATACCTTATGGTTCTTTGCCAACAGCAACAGGTTTAGCTTTACGAATGGAACGGCCGATGATTTTCCCGCGTAAGGAGGTGAAAGCTTACGGTGCGGGAAGATTAATTGAGGGGCATTTTCAGGCTGGCGAAATGATTGTGGTAGTCGATGATATTCTGATTTCTGGCAAGAGTGCGATGGAAGGTGCTGCTAAGTTAAAGTCGGCGGGTTTGGAGGTGGAAGATATTGTGGTATTTATCGATCATGGACAGGGGGTAAAAGATAGATTACAGGAGAATGGATATCGGGCTCACGCGGTTTTAACGCTGCTGGAAATTGCAGAAATTTTGTATCAATCTGGTCGCGTTGATAGCGAGCAATTTAATCTTTTGACGGAGGTTCAGTGA
- a CDS encoding aminotransferase-like domain-containing protein, whose protein sequence is MRIPLERKSSKAVYLQIRDRISRLIESGALQPGEKLPSIRSLALNAGVNKLTVIEAYSVLEADGLIHARPGAGYYVSSPEITCPKSASNFAPPQDVIVSEREGGGFFNIYMGGIEARQHLGTIDFSSGFPLESGSEDLQRIARRAVKQIGTSLFNYDLPQGQLTLRQQISRMLVQRGLEVTPDYLIVTNGSKQGLSLAIHHYVQPGDWVIVESPTYHGMLAVLSHRGARVIGIPMTAEGMNLELLEKYLYTHHPKLIYTVSTLHNPTGVTTSQSHRQQLLRLAEMYKCQILEDNAYEGLNFDPVPAPIKALDRQDCVTYIGTFSKTLMPGIRVGYMVVTGKNYQPLVEGKLLHDLHVSTISQAIVSEYLASGHYRRHLAHLRGQLLQNRNAMLSALERYFPTSASWTVPNGGLFLWVHLPSGLSMHSIYQQALSRKILIGDGTLFFPGQQGYAALRLNYSRSPEEIERGISVLGEIIKDCLDSPQRKAIAKEYTANEI, encoded by the coding sequence GTGAGAATTCCTTTAGAGCGAAAATCCTCCAAAGCCGTTTATCTACAAATACGCGATCGCATTTCGCGCCTGATCGAATCAGGAGCCTTGCAACCTGGAGAAAAACTCCCTTCAATTCGCTCTTTAGCTTTGAATGCAGGGGTAAACAAATTAACCGTAATTGAGGCCTATAGCGTCCTAGAAGCCGATGGGTTAATTCACGCCCGTCCCGGTGCAGGCTATTATGTCAGTAGCCCCGAAATTACCTGTCCTAAATCAGCTTCAAACTTTGCCCCACCCCAAGATGTAATAGTTTCCGAGCGAGAAGGTGGTGGATTTTTTAATATTTATATGGGTGGTATCGAAGCGCGGCAACACTTAGGAACGATCGATTTTAGTAGCGGTTTTCCCCTAGAATCTGGTTCAGAAGATTTGCAGCGGATTGCTAGGCGAGCCGTCAAACAAATCGGCACGAGCCTATTTAATTACGATTTGCCCCAAGGACAATTAACGCTCCGACAACAAATCAGCCGGATGTTAGTACAGCGGGGATTAGAAGTAACACCAGATTATTTAATTGTTACTAACGGTTCTAAACAAGGGCTATCTTTAGCTATTCACCACTACGTGCAACCGGGAGATTGGGTAATAGTAGAAAGTCCTACCTATCACGGAATGCTAGCAGTTTTATCCCATAGAGGAGCCAGAGTAATTGGCATTCCGATGACAGCGGAAGGCATGAATTTAGAATTGTTGGAAAAATACCTCTATACTCATCATCCTAAGCTAATTTACACAGTTTCCACCCTACACAATCCCACAGGTGTCACCACCTCTCAATCCCACCGCCAGCAATTGCTACGGCTAGCAGAAATGTATAAATGTCAAATTCTCGAAGATAACGCCTATGAAGGATTAAATTTCGACCCCGTACCCGCACCAATTAAGGCATTAGATAGACAGGATTGCGTGACTTATATCGGCACTTTTTCTAAAACTCTAATGCCGGGGATTAGAGTGGGTTATATGGTAGTTACAGGTAAAAATTATCAGCCATTAGTTGAAGGTAAATTGCTTCATGACTTGCACGTTTCTACTATTTCTCAAGCAATTGTTAGCGAATATTTAGCATCTGGACATTACCGCCGACATTTGGCTCATTTGCGAGGTCAACTACTCCAAAACCGGAATGCAATGCTAAGTGCTTTGGAGCGTTATTTTCCCACTTCTGCTTCTTGGACTGTTCCCAACGGTGGCTTATTTCTTTGGGTGCATTTGCCGTCAGGTTTGTCGATGCACTCAATTTATCAGCAAGCTTTATCCCGAAAGATTCTTATCGGTGACGGGACACTATTTTTTCCTGGTCAACAAGGGTATGCTGCTTTACGTTTGAATTATTCTCGCAGTCCAGAAGAAATTGAGCGCGGGATTTCAGTATTAGGTGAAATAATTAAAGATTGTTTAGACTCTCCGCAAAGGAAAGCTATCGCTAAAGAGTACACAGCCAACGAGATATAG
- a CDS encoding ABC transporter substrate-binding protein codes for MLQKRTFILLFFLSLVLVACLNRTYKPVAESTPTQTTANPTADNTLNIWWNKGYYPEEDAAFRQIISEWEKKSPNKVKLSFITDANIIQQTDKALSSNNLPDIFFAHLTDINWSPKWAWEGKLVDVSDVIDPVKNLYTPNAIESVYLYNNKVKKRSYYAVPIEQQTIHISYWRDLLKDAGLSEREVPKDWDGFWNFWKQAQKNLRQQGQQNIYAFGLPMSPGGSDTYFMFEQFLEAYKVRLLDENGQLLLDDPTTRQSIIKVLDWCTNLYKEGYVPPNALNWQNTDNNVNFLNKTALITANPSLSIPTSQKQDTDLYYDKIGTMEFPNQPDGKPTRYMASVKQVVIFASSQHQKVAKEFLSFLIQPENLGAYIKNSAGRWFPVMPKLLKDPFWNDPKDPHLSVAVKQFTERQIRPFYPALNPAYVKVQQENVWGQTLNRILKDGLSPEQAADEAIAKIKQIFSEWK; via the coding sequence ATGTTACAAAAAAGAACATTTATCCTGCTCTTTTTTTTGAGCCTTGTATTAGTAGCCTGTCTGAATCGTACATACAAGCCAGTAGCAGAATCCACACCCACACAAACGACAGCAAATCCCACCGCTGACAATACCTTAAACATTTGGTGGAATAAGGGTTACTATCCAGAGGAAGATGCAGCATTTCGCCAAATCATTTCTGAGTGGGAAAAGAAAAGCCCGAACAAAGTTAAGTTGAGTTTTATTACTGATGCTAATATTATTCAACAGACAGACAAAGCCCTAAGTAGTAACAATCTACCGGATATTTTCTTCGCGCACTTAACAGATATTAATTGGAGTCCGAAATGGGCTTGGGAAGGCAAGCTAGTAGATGTTTCTGATGTGATAGATCCCGTCAAAAACCTGTACACTCCTAATGCCATAGAATCTGTATATTTATATAACAATAAGGTCAAAAAACGCAGCTACTATGCAGTTCCGATTGAGCAGCAGACAATTCACATCTCTTACTGGCGTGACCTACTTAAAGACGCAGGCCTAAGCGAGCGAGAGGTTCCTAAAGATTGGGATGGATTCTGGAACTTCTGGAAACAAGCTCAGAAAAATTTGCGCCAACAGGGGCAACAAAATATTTATGCTTTTGGGTTGCCAATGTCTCCCGGAGGTTCAGATACTTACTTCATGTTTGAGCAATTCTTAGAAGCATACAAGGTAAGATTATTAGACGAAAATGGTCAACTTCTGCTAGACGATCCCACAACCAGACAAAGCATTATTAAAGTATTAGATTGGTGTACAAACCTTTATAAGGAAGGATACGTACCCCCAAATGCGCTGAATTGGCAAAATACAGATAATAATGTTAACTTTCTGAACAAAACTGCTCTAATCACAGCCAATCCCAGCTTATCAATTCCGACTTCACAGAAGCAAGATACAGACCTTTATTACGATAAAATTGGCACAATGGAGTTTCCCAATCAGCCAGACGGGAAACCGACTCGATACATGGCTTCTGTCAAGCAGGTAGTTATATTTGCATCATCTCAACATCAGAAAGTAGCTAAAGAATTTCTATCTTTCTTGATTCAGCCTGAGAACTTAGGAGCTTATATTAAGAATTCCGCAGGGCGATGGTTCCCTGTCATGCCAAAACTTCTAAAAGATCCTTTCTGGAACGATCCCAAAGATCCGCATTTGTCAGTAGCAGTTAAGCAATTTACTGAGCGCCAGATCCGCCCTTTTTATCCGGCACTGAACCCTGCCTATGTTAAAGTGCAGCAGGAGAATGTGTGGGGGCAAACCCTCAATCGCATCCTGAAAGATGGTTTATCGCCGGAGCAAGCTGCTGATGAAGCGATCGCGAAAATCAAACAGATTTTCTCTGAGTGGAAATAG
- a CDS encoding sensor histidine kinase: MKFWQKSLTVKLSTVFLFMSLVTVGVVGYVAWAKARADLERLVFNQLNISATLKEGELDRWFDDQRQAFLLINQSSEFTVHIKNLLTRKASEPEYRSAYAALSKYLEQAVSTQPNLPEIFILTNGGKIILSNNKSREGTYENFSNFTQLGENMELTPAFYPSSVTGQPMTTLSLPLLAPTGKVIGLIATNLSLERIDKIIRERSGLGDTGQTYLVGKLAARNTFISGSSSGKPDLSEEVKSFGIDEATSGIDSSAFYLNHHGIPVIGVYRWLDKRNLALLAEMHQDEAFAPANQLALGIIIVGLGAAVMLVVGVYLLRILEEKAEQMEKTLGELKQTQSQLIQTEKMSGLGQMVAGVAHEINNPVNFIHGNLTYASKYAQELLDLMLLYQENYPNPTPEIKNSLEEIDLEFIVEDLPKILSSMKVGTERIRQIVLSLRNFSRHDESEMKRVDIHEGIDSALMILQHRLNAQTATSEINIIKDYGNLPQIECYPGDLNQVFMNILTNAIDALEESIKKGGFEKVGDRSWNITIYTQILKETSRAAIKIRDNGCGMPTEVKNRAFDPFFTTKPVGKGTGLGLSLAYKIVVEKHRGMLQCSSEPNRGTEFAIEIPISQNH; encoded by the coding sequence ATGAAATTTTGGCAGAAAAGCTTGACAGTCAAGCTTTCTACCGTTTTCTTATTCATGTCTCTAGTGACAGTAGGAGTTGTAGGATATGTCGCTTGGGCTAAGGCTAGAGCTGACTTAGAGCGACTTGTATTCAATCAGTTAAATATTTCTGCAACTCTCAAAGAAGGTGAACTCGATCGGTGGTTTGACGATCAACGACAAGCTTTTCTATTGATTAATCAGTCATCCGAGTTCACGGTTCATATTAAGAACTTATTGACTCGTAAAGCATCGGAACCTGAGTATCGCTCAGCCTACGCCGCCTTGAGTAAATATTTGGAGCAAGCAGTTAGCACTCAGCCAAACTTACCAGAAATTTTTATTCTTACTAATGGCGGTAAAATTATTCTTTCCAATAACAAGTCTCGCGAAGGAACTTATGAAAATTTCTCAAATTTTACGCAATTAGGTGAAAATATGGAGTTGACACCAGCTTTTTATCCTTCGTCAGTAACTGGGCAGCCAATGACGACCCTATCTCTGCCATTATTAGCTCCGACAGGTAAAGTTATCGGGTTAATAGCAACTAATTTAAGTCTAGAAAGAATAGATAAAATTATTCGCGAGCGTTCCGGTTTAGGAGACACTGGTCAAACTTATTTAGTAGGTAAGTTGGCTGCTAGAAATACGTTTATATCAGGAAGTTCATCGGGAAAACCCGACTTATCTGAAGAGGTTAAGAGTTTTGGGATTGATGAGGCTACCAGCGGTATAGATAGTTCTGCATTTTATTTAAACCATCATGGAATACCAGTAATTGGTGTTTATCGTTGGCTTGATAAACGAAACTTAGCTTTGTTAGCGGAGATGCACCAGGATGAAGCTTTTGCACCAGCAAATCAACTCGCTCTGGGGATTATTATAGTGGGTTTAGGTGCGGCTGTAATGTTAGTGGTAGGAGTATATTTACTGCGGATTTTAGAGGAGAAGGCTGAGCAAATGGAGAAGACTTTGGGAGAACTAAAACAAACCCAATCTCAACTAATTCAGACAGAAAAAATGTCTGGTTTAGGGCAAATGGTGGCTGGCGTAGCTCACGAAATAAATAATCCTGTTAACTTTATTCATGGTAATCTTACCTACGCTAGTAAATATGCTCAAGAGTTGCTAGATTTAATGCTCCTCTATCAGGAAAATTATCCAAATCCGACACCGGAAATTAAAAATTCGCTTGAAGAGATTGACCTGGAATTTATAGTGGAAGATTTGCCCAAGATCCTATCTTCAATGAAGGTAGGTACTGAACGCATTCGCCAGATAGTTTTGAGCTTGCGAAACTTTTCCCGTCACGATGAATCCGAGATGAAGCGAGTTGATATTCACGAAGGAATTGACAGCGCATTAATGATTTTGCAGCATCGTTTAAACGCTCAGACCGCAACTTCGGAAATTAATATTATTAAAGATTATGGAAACCTGCCACAGATAGAATGCTATCCTGGGGATCTGAATCAAGTCTTTATGAATATTTTGACAAATGCGATTGATGCTCTGGAAGAGAGCATCAAAAAGGGTGGGTTTGAAAAGGTAGGCGATCGCTCCTGGAATATTACTATTTATACTCAAATACTAAAGGAAACTTCTCGTGCTGCGATCAAAATTCGAGATAATGGCTGTGGAATGCCTACTGAAGTCAAAAACCGGGCTTTCGATCCTTTTTTCACTACTAAGCCTGTCGGTAAGGGCACGGGTTTAGGGCTTTCTCTAGCTTACAAAATTGTCGTAGAAAAGCATAGAGGAATGTTGCAGTGTTCCTCCGAACCCAATCGAGGAACTGAATTCGCGATTGAAATTCCCATTAGCCAAAATCACTAA
- a CDS encoding aspartate aminotransferase family protein yields MDNLEAYWMPFTANRQFKANPRMLVSAKGMHFTTDDNRSILDGTAGLWCVNAGHSRDKIVEAVSKQVSHLDYAPPFQMGHPGAFELAERLVKMMPGKFDRVFFTNSGSESVETALKIAIAYHRVKGEGTRQRLIGRERGYHGVGFGGISVGGISPNRKFFGSLLNGVDHLPHTHNLEKNAFTRGQPEWGAHLADELEGIVTLHDASTIAAVIVEPVAGSTGVLIPPKSYLERLRAICDKYGILLIFDEVITGFGRLGASFATEYFGVKPDLVCTAKGITNGTIPMGAVFVRPGIYDAFMDAPENAIELFHGYTYSGHPVACAAALATLDIYQEEGLFERAASMARYWEDAVHSLKGVPHAIDVRNLGLVAGIELESIAGKPGKRAFDCFLKCFEKGLLIRTAGDIIALSPPLIIEKEHIDRIVDMLGGVLREMA; encoded by the coding sequence ATGGATAATCTCGAAGCTTATTGGATGCCATTTACAGCAAACCGTCAATTTAAAGCCAATCCTCGGATGCTGGTATCGGCGAAAGGTATGCACTTTACTACAGATGATAACCGCTCAATTTTAGATGGTACTGCGGGACTTTGGTGTGTCAATGCTGGTCATTCCCGCGACAAGATTGTAGAGGCAGTTTCCAAGCAGGTATCCCATCTAGATTATGCGCCTCCTTTCCAAATGGGACATCCGGGGGCTTTTGAACTTGCGGAACGTTTAGTAAAGATGATGCCGGGTAAATTCGATCGTGTTTTCTTTACTAATTCTGGTTCGGAATCAGTGGAAACTGCTTTAAAAATTGCGATTGCTTATCACCGGGTTAAAGGTGAAGGTACTCGCCAAAGATTAATCGGACGGGAACGGGGATATCATGGTGTAGGTTTTGGTGGTATTTCTGTCGGCGGCATTTCTCCTAATCGTAAGTTCTTTGGGAGTTTACTTAATGGTGTCGATCATTTACCTCACACTCATAATTTAGAAAAAAATGCTTTTACACGCGGACAACCAGAATGGGGGGCACATTTAGCTGATGAGTTAGAGGGGATTGTTACTTTGCATGATGCGTCTACGATTGCGGCTGTAATTGTTGAACCTGTGGCGGGTTCTACGGGGGTATTGATTCCGCCAAAAAGCTATTTAGAAAGGCTGCGGGCGATTTGCGATAAGTACGGTATTTTGCTGATTTTTGATGAAGTAATTACGGGTTTTGGTCGTTTGGGTGCAAGTTTTGCGACTGAATATTTTGGAGTGAAGCCTGATTTAGTTTGCACCGCTAAAGGGATTACTAATGGGACGATTCCAATGGGTGCGGTATTTGTTCGCCCAGGCATTTATGATGCTTTTATGGATGCGCCGGAGAATGCGATTGAGTTGTTTCATGGTTATACTTATTCTGGTCATCCGGTTGCTTGTGCTGCTGCTTTAGCTACGCTGGATATTTATCAGGAAGAGGGATTGTTTGAACGTGCTGCTAGTATGGCTAGGTATTGGGAAGATGCGGTGCATTCTTTGAAGGGTGTGCCTCATGCGATCGATGTTCGCAATCTGGGATTGGTGGCAGGTATTGAGTTGGAATCAATTGCGGGTAAGCCGGGTAAGCGGGCTTTTGATTGTTTTCTAAAGTGCTTTGAAAAAGGGCTGTTGATTCGGACGGCGGGTGATATCATTGCGCTGTCGCCACCATTGATTATTGAAAAGGAACATATCGATCGAATTGTGGATATGTTAGGGGGAGTTTTGCGAGAAATGGCTTAA
- a CDS encoding IS1634 family transposase: MKKPSEAINIVNLDHLGIVAGIIDEMELVEEVNKKVGLRTKETLSPGQVMKAMILNGLGFLSAPIYLFDTFFVGKATEHLIGEGVTPEQLNDDRIGRALDKYYQAGTTKLFTAIALKAAMKFQVEMKSVHLDSSSISVEGEYKSCQKEGQVIEAESLEREDEMKAIKIVHGYSGDRRPDLKQFIIDTIVTGDGDVPLYLKIDDGNADDKSV; the protein is encoded by the coding sequence ATGAAAAAGCCCTCAGAAGCGATAAATATCGTAAATTTAGACCATTTAGGAATAGTAGCAGGAATAATAGATGAGATGGAATTGGTAGAAGAAGTCAACAAAAAAGTGGGATTAAGAACCAAAGAAACCCTCAGTCCAGGACAAGTAATGAAAGCGATGATTTTGAACGGATTGGGTTTTTTGAGCGCTCCAATATACCTATTCGACACATTTTTTGTAGGAAAAGCAACAGAACATCTAATTGGAGAAGGAGTAACGCCTGAACAATTAAACGATGACAGGATAGGAAGAGCATTAGACAAATATTATCAAGCTGGGACGACAAAATTATTCACAGCAATTGCCTTGAAAGCAGCGATGAAATTTCAAGTAGAAATGAAAAGCGTTCACCTAGACAGCAGTTCAATATCAGTAGAAGGAGAATACAAAAGCTGTCAGAAAGAAGGTCAAGTAATTGAAGCAGAATCCTTAGAGAGAGAAGATGAAATGAAAGCCATAAAAATCGTACATGGATACTCAGGGGATAGAAGACCAGACCTGAAACAATTTATCATAGACACAATCGTAACTGGAGATGGAGACGTACCATTGTATCTCAAAATAGATGACGGAAACGCCGACGATAAAAGTGTA
- a CDS encoding WCX domain-containing protein produces the protein RCFRLDRIPPESAIAPIDRKWLPNLAQIEVEMHLFRGLAFAYKTKTGQDIFNEWLADTPQVRRVVRKVSNTFWFFREILRYGKDCEIVSPQNVRDRFREELKVLCQQYGLEIRY, from the coding sequence CGCTGCTTCCGTTTAGATCGCATTCCACCCGAATCTGCGATCGCACCCATTGACAGAAAATGGTTGCCCAATCTAGCTCAAATCGAGGTAGAAATGCACCTATTCAGAGGTTTAGCTTTTGCCTACAAAACAAAAACAGGTCAAGATATCTTCAATGAATGGTTAGCAGACACCCCGCAAGTCCGGCGAGTGGTCAGAAAAGTATCAAATACCTTTTGGTTTTTCCGAGAAATCTTGCGCTATGGCAAAGATTGCGAAATTGTCTCGCCCCAAAATGTGCGCGATCGCTTCCGAGAAGAACTCAAAGTCCTCTGCCAACAATACGGCCTAGAAATCCGCTATTAG
- a CDS encoding helix-turn-helix transcriptional regulator, which translates to MSRQDQSITLSVTERDKAELEALALEFGMTWGDRPNISKLVKAIAQHKLAIAPNNDWKNNRLEALKHAIDALIDLGKTQEAQIIAQLLLDRSELPEPLRRETEAILKNISTPWRLEIDRYIKRNQPFKLTYQDAAENILHFHIRHAQINPHEDRQYLDCWCEETEGNYDLPELKHNRCFRLDRIPPESAIAPIDRKWLPNLAQIEVEMHLFRGLAFAYKTKTGQDIFNEWLADTPQVRRVVRKVSNTFWFFREILRYGKDCEIVSPQNVRDRFREELKVLCQQYGLEIRY; encoded by the coding sequence ATGAGCCGTCAAGATCAATCTATCACCCTCTCCGTTACCGAACGGGACAAAGCCGAATTAGAAGCCTTGGCCCTAGAATTCGGCATGACGTGGGGCGATCGCCCCAACATTTCCAAGCTCGTAAAAGCGATCGCCCAACATAAACTCGCGATCGCTCCTAACAACGACTGGAAAAATAACAGATTAGAAGCGCTCAAACACGCGATCGATGCCTTAATCGATCTCGGCAAAACTCAAGAGGCGCAAATTATTGCTCAACTGCTGCTCGATCGCAGCGAACTACCAGAACCTCTGCGGAGAGAAACAGAGGCAATTTTAAAAAACATCTCTACCCCTTGGCGGTTAGAAATAGACCGCTATATCAAACGAAACCAACCCTTTAAACTCACCTACCAAGATGCAGCAGAGAATATTTTGCACTTCCACATCCGCCATGCTCAAATCAACCCTCACGAAGACCGACAATATCTCGATTGTTGGTGTGAAGAAACAGAAGGAAATTACGATTTACCAGAACTGAAGCATAATCGCTGCTTCCGTTTAGATCGCATTCCACCCGAATCTGCGATCGCACCCATTGACAGAAAATGGTTGCCCAATCTAGCTCAAATCGAGGTAGAAATGCACCTATTCAGAGGTTTAGCTTTTGCCTACAAAACAAAAACAGGTCAAGATATCTTCAATGAATGGTTAGCAGACACCCCGCAAGTCCGGCGAGTGGTCAGAAAAGTATCAAATACCTTTTGGTTTTTCCGAGAAATCTTGCGCTATGGCAAAGATTGCGAAATTGTCTCGCCCCAAAATGTGCGCGATCGCTTCCGAGAAGAACTCAAAGTCCTCTGCCAACAATACGGCCTAGAAATCCGCTATTAG